A stretch of Sinimarinibacterium sp. NLF-5-8 DNA encodes these proteins:
- a CDS encoding CoA-binding protein produces MTTDWHLHLLTTPLQISTLLQRARRIAVVGIKPETHAEQPAFEVPQYLQSHGFEVIPVPVYYPEITQILGQPVYRRLVDIPGEIDIVNLFRRAVDVPKHVDDILAKRPKAVWMQLGIAHAEVAETLARAGIDVVQDLCIKVEHRNRV; encoded by the coding sequence ATGACCACCGACTGGCACCTGCATCTGCTCACCACCCCGCTGCAAATCAGCACATTGCTTCAGCGCGCGCGCCGCATTGCCGTGGTCGGCATCAAGCCCGAAACCCACGCCGAACAGCCCGCGTTTGAAGTGCCGCAGTATTTGCAAAGCCACGGCTTTGAAGTGATTCCGGTGCCGGTGTACTACCCCGAAATCACGCAGATCCTTGGGCAGCCGGTCTACCGCCGTCTGGTGGATATTCCCGGTGAAATCGACATCGTCAACCTGTTCCGCCGCGCGGTGGATGTGCCCAAGCATGTGGACGACATCCTCGCCAAGCGCCCCAAAGCCGTGTGGATGCAGCTGGGCATCGCCCATGCCGAGGTCGCCGAAACCCTCGCGCGCGCGGGCATCGACGTGGTGCAGGACTTGTGCATCAAAGTCGAGCATCGTAATCGCGTGTAA
- the bla gene encoding subclass B1 metallo-beta-lactamase, whose protein sequence is MLQQSFFGQRMAFNWATIFLFFIGAIACHPSNVQAAERSAPESATIDIHMVRPGVWVHTSYYTYPDGTRYPSNGLIVREGNGLLLVDTAWGESLTVTLLGRIKSEIGLPVRRAVVTHAHGDRIAGVDALEARRIEVYSLPLTQKRAIGEGMPVPDHALAGLDIPGSSVKFGSVELFYPGPAHAPDNIMVWVPSEHILFGGCAVRAAAATSLGGIADANRVEWPEAIRRARSHYSEATVVVPGHGAIGDLKLLDHTLSLFED, encoded by the coding sequence TTGCTTCAACAATCATTCTTTGGGCAACGCATGGCATTTAATTGGGCGACAATTTTCCTGTTTTTTATCGGTGCAATAGCTTGCCACCCTTCAAATGTTCAGGCGGCGGAACGCTCAGCTCCAGAGTCAGCCACCATAGATATCCATATGGTGCGTCCTGGCGTGTGGGTACATACCTCGTACTACACCTATCCCGATGGAACACGATATCCTTCCAACGGCCTGATTGTCCGCGAAGGCAATGGTCTCCTCCTTGTAGATACGGCGTGGGGCGAAAGTCTGACTGTCACCCTGCTTGGTCGAATCAAGTCGGAGATTGGCCTTCCTGTCCGTCGCGCTGTTGTGACACACGCGCATGGAGACCGCATTGCGGGCGTTGATGCCCTTGAAGCGCGTCGTATTGAGGTGTATTCCCTGCCCTTGACGCAAAAGCGTGCCATCGGAGAAGGCATGCCCGTACCAGACCACGCGTTAGCTGGGCTGGATATCCCCGGATCAAGCGTTAAGTTTGGTTCTGTCGAGCTGTTCTATCCTGGGCCTGCCCACGCACCCGATAACATCATGGTGTGGGTTCCGTCCGAGCACATACTATTCGGCGGGTGCGCGGTCCGAGCCGCCGCTGCCACATCCCTTGGAGGGATCGCCGACGCAAACAGGGTTGAATGGCCTGAGGCAATTCGTCGTGCTCGTAGCCATTACTCGGAAGCCACGGTTGTCGTGCCGGGACACGGTGCAATCGGTGATCTGAAGTTGTTAGACCACACACTTTCACTGTTCGAGGACTAA
- a CDS encoding peroxiredoxin: MRMTFSSLAAAIALALTTPGWAALEVGTPAPAIDLPAALAGQDSHFVLSEALKQGPVVVYFYPKAFTSGCTVEAHLFAEAMDDFKALGASVIGISNDDILTLHKFSLSECGGKFPVAADEKSQVIAAYDAKMPVVGNAKRVSYVVAPSGEIIYSYSAMSPQEHVKNTMQAVRGWRNQASTEKP; this comes from the coding sequence ATGCGTATGACTTTTTCATCACTGGCAGCGGCGATCGCGTTGGCACTGACCACTCCCGGTTGGGCCGCGCTGGAGGTGGGCACGCCAGCCCCGGCGATTGACCTGCCTGCGGCTTTGGCCGGCCAGGACAGCCACTTTGTGTTGAGCGAAGCGCTCAAACAAGGGCCGGTAGTGGTCTACTTTTACCCCAAGGCGTTTACCTCCGGCTGCACCGTTGAGGCGCATTTGTTTGCCGAGGCCATGGATGACTTCAAAGCGCTGGGCGCGAGTGTGATCGGGATTTCAAACGACGATATCCTCACCCTGCACAAGTTTTCACTCTCGGAATGTGGCGGCAAGTTCCCCGTCGCCGCCGACGAAAAAAGCCAGGTGATTGCCGCGTATGACGCCAAGATGCCCGTGGTCGGCAACGCCAAACGCGTGTCTTATGTGGTGGCGCCCAGCGGTGAGATTATTTACAGCTACAGCGCGATGAGCCCGCAGGAGCATGTGAAAAATACGATGCAGGCGGTCAGAGGATGGCGGAATCAAGCCAGCACCGAAAAGCCGTAA
- a CDS encoding type II toxin-antitoxin system RelE/ParE family toxin, giving the protein MAEIVWSEPALSDLDAIADDIALENPVAASELVQRVFAHVEPLADHPESGSRPLELGRSRYRQIVEPPCRIFYRFDGRKVFILDVMRSERLLRKRQLSSRAKRAKA; this is encoded by the coding sequence ATGGCTGAAATAGTCTGGTCGGAGCCGGCTTTAAGTGATCTGGATGCGATCGCCGATGACATTGCGCTGGAGAATCCGGTTGCTGCGTCCGAGCTTGTCCAGCGCGTCTTTGCCCATGTTGAGCCGTTGGCGGATCACCCGGAGAGCGGTAGTCGTCCATTAGAGCTTGGGCGCTCCCGCTATCGTCAGATCGTGGAGCCGCCTTGTCGCATTTTCTACCGCTTTGATGGGCGTAAGGTTTTTATTCTTGATGTCATGCGCTCAGAGCGCCTGCTTCGCAAGCGGCAGCTTTCGTCTCGTGCCAAACGGGCAAAAGCCTGA
- a CDS encoding tautomerase family protein, with the protein MPSVLIEVRRQYTQEEEVALMEAVHMALREAFKIVPGDKNVRLIVHEPHRFAYPPAREKPDFYTHISIDAFAGRSLDAKRNLYKAIVNNLEPFGIPKDHVKILLREIAKENWGIRGGQAGCDVELGFKVEV; encoded by the coding sequence ATGCCAAGTGTCTTAATTGAAGTACGGCGGCAATATACGCAAGAGGAAGAAGTTGCTCTCATGGAGGCTGTTCACATGGCTTTGCGTGAGGCATTCAAAATCGTGCCCGGTGACAAAAACGTTCGCCTCATCGTGCATGAACCTCACCGCTTCGCGTATCCGCCTGCTCGTGAAAAACCGGATTTTTATACGCACATCAGTATTGATGCGTTTGCTGGTCGTTCACTTGATGCAAAGCGAAATCTGTACAAGGCAATCGTGAATAACCTTGAGCCATTTGGCATCCCCAAAGATCATGTAAAAATTCTTCTCAGAGAAATCGCGAAAGAAAATTGGGGCATTCGTGGTGGGCAAGCGGGCTGTGATGTTGAGCTTGGCTTCAAGGTCGAGGTGTAA
- the truD gene encoding tRNA pseudouridine(13) synthase TruD yields MTSELPFAYGGAVLRGILRAQPEDFCVTEIQPITPEGSGEHAWLWVRKRGANTDWVAKGLARFAGVKPMDVSYAGQKDRHAVTEQAFTVHLPGRESPDWSQLDLEGVTVVSHSRHNRKLKRGALQGNVFEITLREVSGDAARAQVVLEQIRSQGVPNYFGEQRFGLGGGNVERARKLFAGQRCDRATRSLLISAARSHLFNAVLHERVVQGSWNQPLEGEVWCLNGSHAWFGPEVFSDDLRARLAAGDIHPSGPLWGRGRLRSSDAALTLEQTTLAPFEDLRNGLEHVGLEQDRRALRLIPHALNWEWLDTATLRLRFALPSGAYATTVLREVVDWAAGDASHAVG; encoded by the coding sequence ATGACGTCTGAACTACCCTTTGCTTATGGCGGTGCGGTGTTGCGGGGTATTTTGCGCGCGCAGCCGGAGGATTTTTGCGTGACCGAGATTCAGCCGATCACGCCGGAGGGTAGTGGCGAACACGCATGGCTGTGGGTGCGCAAGCGCGGGGCGAATACGGATTGGGTAGCCAAGGGGTTGGCGCGCTTTGCGGGGGTCAAGCCCATGGATGTGAGTTATGCGGGGCAGAAGGATCGCCATGCGGTGACGGAGCAGGCGTTTACGGTGCATTTACCGGGGCGCGAGTCGCCGGATTGGTCACAACTGGATTTGGAGGGAGTGACGGTGGTGAGCCATAGCCGTCACAACCGTAAGCTCAAGCGTGGGGCGTTGCAGGGCAATGTTTTTGAGATCACCTTGCGTGAGGTTTCGGGCGATGCCGCGCGCGCGCAGGTGGTTTTGGAGCAAATCCGTAGCCAGGGCGTGCCGAATTATTTTGGAGAGCAGCGGTTTGGCTTGGGCGGCGGCAATGTTGAGCGCGCGCGCAAGCTGTTTGCAGGGCAGCGCTGCGACCGTGCGACGCGCAGTTTGCTGATTTCTGCCGCGCGCTCGCATTTGTTTAATGCGGTGTTGCATGAGCGAGTCGTGCAAGGCTCATGGAATCAGCCGCTTGAGGGTGAGGTGTGGTGCCTGAACGGATCACACGCGTGGTTTGGCCCCGAAGTGTTCAGCGATGACCTGCGCGCGCGCTTGGCGGCGGGCGATATTCACCCCAGCGGGCCGTTATGGGGGCGCGGGCGTCTGCGCAGCAGTGACGCTGCCCTGACACTCGAGCAAACCACACTGGCGCCATTTGAAGACTTGCGCAACGGTTTGGAGCATGTGGGGCTGGAGCAAGATCGCCGCGCGCTGCGGCTGATTCCCCATGCGCTGAACTGGGAATGGCTGGACACCGCAACGCTGCGCCTGCGCTTTGCCCTGCCTTCCGGCGCGTATGCAACGACAGTGTTGCGCGAGGTGGTGGATTGGGCGGCAGGGGATGCCTCGCACGCGGTGGGCTGA
- a CDS encoding IS3 family transposase (programmed frameshift) has product MSDKQVRAQYTREFKQEAVRQVRSGQAIAVVAKVLGIPKASLGNWVRLSAKGELDGAGGGDKSIQVSPEQMEIARLRAENARLRMERDIGKKSRGVLRAGHAARYAWIHQMRKLYPVSVSCGVLEVSASGYFNWLRRRESGHGGPARRHSDEALLAYMRAIHAEVKGEYGWPRMHKELLARGIRVGKDRVRKLMQQHGIRAKTKRKFVVTTDSRHSLPVAPDLVQRRFNPEAPNQLWSGDITYIQTDEGWLYLAAVIDLFNRQVVGWSLQPHMQASLVKDALAMAWWRRRPPPGLIFHSDRGSQYCSHEFQDALKDWGMRSSMSRKGNCWDNAPTESFWGRLKTASVHGCKFATREQARQAVMDWMAFYNHRRLHSSLGYLSPMQYEQRWYEAQRKKAA; this is encoded by the exons ATGAGTGACAAGCAGGTGCGTGCGCAGTACACGCGAGAGTTCAAGCAGGAGGCTGTTCGGCAGGTCCGCTCGGGTCAGGCGATTGCGGTGGTGGCCAAGGTACTGGGCATTCCCAAAGCGAGCCTGGGCAACTGGGTACGGCTGTCAGCCAAGGGAGAATTGGACGGTGCGGGCGGTGGAGACAAGAGCATCCAGGTTTCGCCCGAGCAGATGGAGATAGCCCGGTTGCGTGCAGAGAATGCTCGCCTTCGCATGGAGCGCGACATCG GCAAAAAAAGCCGCGGCGTACTTCGCGCAGGACACGCTGCGAGGTACGCCTGGATTCACCAAATGAGAAAGCTGTACCCGGTGAGTGTGTCCTGCGGGGTGCTGGAGGTCAGCGCAAGCGGGTACTTCAACTGGCTACGCCGGCGTGAGTCTGGCCACGGTGGACCTGCCCGGCGTCACAGCGACGAAGCCCTGCTGGCGTACATGCGCGCCATCCACGCCGAGGTGAAGGGGGAATACGGCTGGCCCCGCATGCACAAGGAACTGCTGGCCCGGGGCATCCGGGTGGGCAAGGACCGGGTGCGCAAGCTCATGCAGCAGCACGGCATCAGGGCCAAGACCAAACGCAAGTTCGTGGTGACTACCGACAGCCGCCACAGCCTGCCGGTGGCGCCCGACTTGGTACAGCGGCGCTTTAACCCCGAGGCGCCCAACCAGCTGTGGAGTGGCGACATCACCTACATCCAAACCGACGAGGGCTGGCTGTACCTGGCTGCGGTCATCGACCTGTTCAACCGTCAGGTGGTGGGTTGGAGCCTGCAGCCGCACATGCAGGCCAGCCTGGTCAAGGACGCGCTGGCCATGGCGTGGTGGCGCCGCAGGCCACCTCCTGGACTGATATTCCACAGCGACCGGGGCAGCCAGTATTGCAGCCATGAGTTCCAGGATGCCTTGAAGGACTGGGGCATGCGTTCATCGATGAGCAGAAAGGGGAACTGCTGGGACAACGCACCGACCGAGAGCTTCTGGGGTCGGCTGAAAACAGCCAGCGTACATGGGTGCAAATTCGCTACCCGTGAGCAGGCCAGGCAGGCGGTGATGGACTGGATGGCCTTCTACAATCACCGCAGGCTGCATTCGTCGCTGGGCTACCTCAGCCCGATGCAGTACGAGCAGCGCTGGTACGAGGCACAGCGTAAAAAGGCCGCGTGA